Proteins from a single region of Apium graveolens cultivar Ventura chromosome 7, ASM990537v1, whole genome shotgun sequence:
- the LOC141672845 gene encoding putative late blight resistance protein homolog R1A-3, translated as MKKPVVVVHDLNKASKQIHKINKKPFGVVDVSNPINVIVTEVSQFKAVVEELTGRESRHKSWMHSQIDLLFYRLLGEVNRLFTYPDWLPIERCQISFYSHQLSYLFKGLYQGSLNTCHEGYLSELLTDPTLNILVTRILVYKNLRTRSVDLLKCDQPPDLTPVADRLAFEVSLTFKKPWMQDSSKGPKDFAAIFYFDKNRFRENEEEVFIGFHEEVNILLQQLACITKKQLEVISIVGMAGNGKTTLARRLYNDPYVVSYFYLRAWVTCSQVYRKRDSLLSILKSVVEITDDEVCSMNDNMLAHALYRALKGKRYLIVIDDIWTNEAWDDLQRSFPNDNIGSRIMLTTRLNDVALHAQPDRNPFCLRFLTEKESFDLLKRKAFVTEHFFDDLSLIGKSIARKCRGLPLTVVVIAGLLKHKLMTDWWAQVEESVSSYIITDENQYMDTLALSYNHLPQHLRPCFLSFGAFPEGQDIPVCKLIRIWIAEGFMTPDGTRKSLEDVAEDYLMDLVSRSLIIAGKKGTNGAIKTCRIHDLLRDLCFRKAEDNFLPNIYNYNRHSHSLTNPLTGSQLLLSPNVLTVPSKCSSYSSGFFQSFFKDSSIGMETSKFIRVLDISSLELSVIPSELLQLVYLRYLEIRLRSSNLPETIYQLTELQTLIVSSKMNIVVPETTWKLLKLRHLCIKTGENLVNFCNEESSFLDNLQTMSLVSPTRLSPLILARTRNLRKLGLCGPLTTKSGELKLPELGLLMHLRILKLLNTDALCKAGKLSDSIMFPETLKSLTMSNTYLHWKEAWVFEMLPNLEVLKLKFHAFVGKDWETSPQALTHLKFLKLDELDFENWASFRNHFPVLQRLQVLRCPYLLEIPEDFGNICTLEWIELSGCSDAATNSAREIQKEQENNGNDWLKILVSPGLSPGKIYSQKHRSGY; from the coding sequence ATGAAGAAACCAGTAGTAGTTGTTCATGATCTAAACAAAGCATCGAAACAGATACACAAAATCAACAAAAAGCCATTTGGAGTGGTTGACGTCTCAAATCCTATAAATGTAATAGTCACTGAAGTTTCCCAGTTCAAAGCCGTGGTTGAAGAACTTACCGGAAGAGAATCAAGACATAAATCCTGGATGCATTCCCAAATTGATTTGTTGTTTTATCGTCTGTTAGGAGAAGTAAACAGGCTTTTTACATATCCTGATTGGCTTCCTATAGAACGATGTCAAATTTCTTTTTACTCTCATCAGCTTAGCTACTTGTTTAAGGGATTATACCAAGGAAGTTTGAACACATGTCATGAGGGCTATCTGTCCGAGTTGTTAACTGATCCAACACTAAACATTCTTGTTACTAGGATCCTTGTGTATAAAAATCTGAGAACAAGAAGCGTTGACCTTTTGAAATGTGATCAACCTCCGGATCTTACTCCTGTTGCAGACCGACTAGCGTTTGAAGTGTCACTGACTTTTAAAAAACCCTGGATGCAAGATTCTTCCAAGGGCCCCAAAGATTTTGCTGCAATCTTTTATTTTGACAAGAACAGATTTCGAGAAAACGAGGAGGAAGTTTTCATTGGATTCCACGAGGAGGTAAATATTTTACTTCAACAACTTGCTTGTATtacaaagaagcagcttgaagTGATCTCAATTGTAGGGATGGCTGGGAATGGTAAGACTACATTAGCTAGACGGCTTTATAATGATCCTTATGTAGTTTCTTACTTCTATCTCCGAGCATGGGTCACTTGCTCTCAGGTTTATCGTAAGAGGGATTCATTGCTTTCCATTTTAAAGTCTGTAGTTGAGATTACTGATGATGAAGTCTGTAGCATGAATGATAATATGTTAGCCCATGCCTTGTATCGTGCTTTGAAGGGTAAGAGATACCTTATTGTAATTGATGATATATGGACTAACGAAGCATGGGATGATCTTCAACGATCTTTTCCAAATGACAACATTGGGAGTAGAATCATGCTGACAACCAGGCTCAACGATGTTGCTTTGCATGCACAGCCTGATAGGAATCCATTTTGTCTACGTTTTCTGACAGAAAAAGAGAGTTTTGATCTGCTTAAAAGGAAAGCTTTTGTAACCGAACATTTCTTTGATGATTTGAGTTTGATTGGAAAGAGCATTGCAAGAAAATGTCGTGGTTTGCCTCTAACTGTTGTTGTAATTGCTGGACTACTCAAACACAAATTGATGACTGATTGGTGGGCGCAAGTTGAGGAAAGTGTAAGCTCATACATCATAACCGATGAAAATCAATACATGGATACACTAGCATTGAGTTATAACCACCTGCCTCAACACTTGAGACCTTGTTTTCTCTCTTTTGGAGCATTCCCAGAAGGTCAAGACATCCCAGTATGCAAGTTGATTCGGATATGGATTGCAGAAGGATTCATGACCCCCGATGGCACAAGAAAGAGCTTAGAGGATGTTGCAGAGGATTACTTGATGGATCTTGTAAGTAGAAGTTTAATTATTGCAGGAAAGAAGGGGACTAATGGTGCAATCAAAACTTGTCGAATCCACGACCTCTTGCGTGATTTGTGCTTTAGAAAAGCTGAGGATAATTTTTTGCCAAACATTTACAACTACAACAGACATTCTCATTCTTTGACAAATCCTCTTACAGGATCCCAACTTTTGCTCAGCCCGAATGTCCTTACTGTTCCATCAAAATGTTCTTCGTAttcttctggattcttccagtCATTCTTTAAGGATTCATCTATTGGTATGGAAACATCCAAATTTATTAGGGTTTTGGATATATCATCCTTAGAATTGTCCGTAATTCCAAGTGAATTATTACAACTAGTATACTTGAGGTACTTAGAAATTCGGTTAAGGTCCAGTAACCTTCCCGAAACAATATACCAACTTACTGAACTCCAAACACTTATTGTGTCATCAAAGATGAATATAGTTGTTCCAGAGACTACGTGGAAGCTGCTAAAGTTGAGGCATCTTTGCATAAAAACAGGGGAAAATCTTGTGAATTTTTGTaatgaagaatcaagcttcttaGACAACTTGCAGACCATGTCACTTGTGAGCCCTACTAGGCTGAGTCCACTTATCCTAGCCAGAACTCGTAATTTGAGAAAATTAGGTCTTTGTGGACCATTGACAACAAAGAGCGGGGAGTTGAAATTACCGGAGCTTGGGCTCTTAATGCATCTCAGAATTTTGAAGCTGCTAAACACAGATGCTTTGTGCAAAGCAGGAAAATTAAGCGATTCAATTATGTTCCCTGAAACTCTTAAAAGTCTTACCATGTCAAATACTTATCTGCACTGGAAAGAAGCTTGGGTCTTTGAAATGCTACCTAATCTTGAAGTTCTCAAATTGAAATTTCATGCCTTCGTTGGTAAAGATTGGGAAACAAGTCCCCAAGCACTCACTCATCTCAAATTTCTAAAACTCGATGAACTGGATTTTGAGAATTGGGCAAGTTTTCGTAATCACTTTCCAGTGCTTCAGCGCTTGCAAGTGTTGAGATGTCCATATCTGTTGGAGATTCCGGAAGACTTTGGTAATATATGCACGCTTGAGTGGATTGAGTTAAGCGGGTGTAGTGATGCTGCAACCAATTCTGCAAGGGAAATTCAGAAAGAGCAAGAGAACAATGGTAACGATTGGCTCAAGATCCTTGTCAGCCCTGGACTATCTCCTGGAAAAATATACTCACAGAAGCACAGGTCAGGTTACTAG